The Vicia villosa cultivar HV-30 ecotype Madison, WI unplaced genomic scaffold, Vvil1.0 ctg.000206F_1_1_1, whole genome shotgun sequence region gttctaacagttcatgctacttatctctttggaaatcccttgctacatacttcaattcacttgttgaaagtttcttcaaactctttttggatcattgagaaaaaaTGGCCagaaagttaagaaaaaatccaagtaaaacacttTCATAAAGTCtattgaaaattatcttcttaattccatatctctcaaaataatcattttttgcaaaaagttccaatgtgataagttgtttgttttgccaagatctacaactttaatgttggtagatttttgagtgtgtaagcaaaatttggagatccatgaattaggtcaaaatacacttaaaaaccctaatttgactttttgttgactttttgattcttgatgagttctttgaattttctttgatcaaatgtcttcaatatctatatgatgatgatttggatccttaaaagtccatagttgactatttttctcaaaagtcaaaggttgacttgcacagttgacttttttcaaatgaACTGCAATTGTatgatttccaaatgaatcaagctatcctcttcacatgaatgatatggatggactataatgttgatttggatgcccttgaatcatattttgagtattggaaccatctcctgattaaaagtcaaccctctagtgaaattaggtcaaaaaccctaatttgaactctTGATGatcttgaaggtgattgatctttcATTGACCCATCCTTGGACCTTGGTATTGATTAGAGAGTCCCTTGAATCATAGAAGAATGTTGAATTTCTTTGTGGGTCTCAAAACCATAGTTTGCTTAATTTCTTCTTGATCAGTCTACTGTCTtgagacacaagcaacaaacaataatttttttgtatttttggttaaCATTGATGTTTTaagctatggtgggatctcagtggtcaaaaattggggtgcaacaacttgCAATAAGCTATTTCAAAAATGTAAACATGTTTATGTCTATGATTAACAAATATAATTGCATGCTTGCTTTCGAAATTAGGTTCAATTAATCTcattgagtttggtatgtgaggATCGTCGTTTCGACGGGACTCAGTATTAATTTGGcgcattttctttttatgaatcgTTTTTCCGATTCTGatttttaattaagattaaaaaaGTTTTGCGCGAGAGAAAAACAGCTAaggtttttaaattttaattttttttaattggatttaTCTGGTTGTTGTAATTGTTAAGGAGGgagaaaatattatatatattttttaattaattaaaaatttgtgAATGATTGTGTCTAAAACTACCTAGGGTTGTGTCTACctaaattttttttccataataaTTACAAGAAGAAAAAGCTCTTAAAAATTTTCACAGCATTTTAAACTGCCGCTAAAatgtaaatattttataaaaaaatctattaCTATAGGCGACGGTTAGAGCCGCtacaatataataattatttaaattattattatttataggcAGTGGGTGAAACTGCCATTAAACAAACAACTGTCGTATGAACCGCTGTGAATAGCTCTGGCaatagtttgtttttttttataagatggcaatagtttgttttctttataaGATGGCAGTAGTTTGTTATAACCTCCGCGAAAATACCTCTCGGTGTAGTATAAATAGTTGCTGTTTGAATGCATTCTATTATATTTCTAATAGGGTAGATATCAATTGAAGTCtttcataaatatataaattcTGCAAAATGGCAATTACTCGTGTTGCTCTATGCCTTAGCTTTGCATTCCTCTTCTATGGTATATATCATTTCAACTATATTTTTCATAACTTTTTATCACGATAAATTCTAGCAAAATagtttttatgttaatttttctATTATATGTGTGTGATGTTACAGTGGTTGGAGGAGCCAAGGTGACATTCATAAATAAATGTAGATACACTGTATGGCCAGGAACACTAACTGGAGACCAAAAGCCTCAACTATCAACAACAGGCTTTAGGTTGAAACCTCATGCAACCAACTCAATCTACCTTCCTTCTCCATGGTCAGGTCGGTTTTGGGGCCGAACCGGATGCTCATACAACAACGGAAAGTTCAGTTGTGCCACGGCCGATTGTGCGTCCGGTCAAGTCCAGTGCAACGGTGCTGGCGCAATTCCACCAGCAACTTTGGTTGAACTTACAGTTGCATCAAATGGAGGACAAGATTTCTACGATGTGAGCAACGTGGACGGGTTCAACGTGCCGATGTCAATAACTCCACAAGGAGGAAGAGGTGACTGCAAAACTTCGAGCTGTCCAGCGAATATCAACATTGTGTGTCCTGCCGTGCTTCAAGTGAAAGGCTCTCGAGGAAGTGTGGTTGCTTGTCAGAGTGCTTGTTTGAAGTTTAATACAGATGAGTATTGTTGCCGTGGAAGTCATAATACACCGGCTACATGCCCACCCTCAAAATACGCTACGATTTTTAAGAATCAATGTCATGATGCTTATAGTTATGCATATGATGATAAGACTGGAACTTTCACTTGCTTTGGTGGACCTAGCTATGCTATCACCTTCTGTCCCTAATTTAATGGCCACCTTCGAAAAACAGTTATGTCgctgtttaaaataaaataggtggtTACAACTTACACACACATAAACATGAACATGTGTGTTATGTATATGTAAACctcaaatatgaataaaatatcacGTGTACTTCAAAGTGATAAAGACATTTAAATCAAAGTGAAAATGGTATGCacataaaaaattgtttaaaacaaaaatatataatcatataGAGGTTTGAAAAATGATTAGATGAAAAAAAAATCGAAATTATGATTTTGTAAGtattaaaaaaactttaaaatatggCTTTTTTCAACTAATTAAAAAGACATCAAACAAATattatttgtgatttttttatattcataatatatacatgtaaatgagGAGTGtgcaaaaattcaattaaaaataagagGTTAACTGTtatacactgtcagtgtaaaatacTTTACACGGTCAGCGCATCACAATCACTCATTGATATTACTTTATATgcatttaaaataaaagtcaacaaCTTACAAAAATCTAACGCCTATGAttaactgacagtgtaaaacatcTTTACACTGTCATTGCATGAGTATTATTCtccaaaaataattagttttGATAGGTTAAGTAATTAACTGAAgttgtgaaaaaaaatgaaagaaaatagtattaaaaaagaaggtttgatctcacaagggcttgaa contains the following coding sequences:
- the LOC131625350 gene encoding thaumatin-like protein 1b, translated to MAITRVALCLSFAFLFYVVGGAKVTFINKCRYTVWPGTLTGDQKPQLSTTGFRLKPHATNSIYLPSPWSGRFWGRTGCSYNNGKFSCATADCASGQVQCNGAGAIPPATLVELTVASNGGQDFYDVSNVDGFNVPMSITPQGGRGDCKTSSCPANINIVCPAVLQVKGSRGSVVACQSACLKFNTDEYCCRGSHNTPATCPPSKYATIFKNQCHDAYSYAYDDKTGTFTCFGGPSYAITFCP